GTCTTTTGGCGACATGCTTTTCCCTGCGGATAAATTGTTACGAAATTTCGTCTGGCGTTAAGGGTCGTTCTCAATAGGCTTTCATGACAGAGGTCTTCAAGTCTTTTATCGTGGAACCGGCAGCAGCTTTCCAGAGCCTCTTGCCATCAAGGTTTGGTCATGTCAACGAGCCGGTCCAAAAGAGCAAAATACTCCTCGGAGCTGATCGCTCCCATCAGGTTGGCCGACCATGCGCCGTCAAAGGCATAGCGCGCGATGTGCAATGCCGGATCGTGATCCGTCTCGTGGTGCACCGCCAACCTGGCATGAATCCAGTCGTTCCACAGGTTGTGAAATTGCGGCTCGGTTAAGGCACACAAGGAAAAGGCTTTCCACATGTCGGCCTTGCTGCGCGGAGCAACGTTTTTCAAAGCCACCATGATATAGGCCCGGGTAAAACGGCCATAGGCAACCGGATCCTCGGCAAGCAGATGATCAATCTCATTATCCAGCTTGTTGAGAAAATCGCCAAAAACTGATTCGATCAGCTGTTTTTTGTCCCTGAAGTGGTGCAAAAGGCCGCCTTTGGTTACGCCGGCGGCATCGGCAACCGCCTGGATGGTCAGGCCTCCAGGGCCCTGTTCGGCGGCAATACGCGCCGCGCATTCGATGAGTTTATTGCGGACTTTTTCCGGTTGTTTTTTGCGTTTATGCGGGGTGGTCATATCTACCTCATTTCCACTTCTTGCATGGGCTGCCAGCCGCCGCCGAGGGCCCGGTAAAGGCGCACTGTATTCTGGCTGACGGCCCCTTCACTGACAACACGCTGCTCTTGAAAGGTCAAGAGGGAGCGCTGCGCAT
This region of uncultured Desulfuromonas sp. genomic DNA includes:
- a CDS encoding TetR/AcrR family transcriptional regulator, which gives rise to MTTPHKRKKQPEKVRNKLIECAARIAAEQGPGGLTIQAVADAAGVTKGGLLHHFRDKKQLIESVFGDFLNKLDNEIDHLLAEDPVAYGRFTRAYIMVALKNVAPRSKADMWKAFSLCALTEPQFHNLWNDWIHARLAVHHETDHDPALHIARYAFDGAWSANLMGAISSEEYFALLDRLVDMTKP